GCAGGCGCCCTGGGAACCGTTCTCTACTCGGTGCCCCCGATTCGGACCAAGTCCCGAGGCATCTGGGCCAACCTGACCATCGCCCTGGTCCGGGGAACGCTGTTGCCGGTGGCCGGTTGGTCCACCGTGAAGCATGTGTTGCAGCCCGAGACCTGGATTCTCGGCGCGATCCTGGGAGCCTATTTTTTGGGGGCGGTCACGACCAAGGACTTCTCCGACGTGGAGGGGGACCGCCGGGGCGGCTGCCGGACGCTTCCCGTCATCTATGGCGTGCAACGGTCGATCCGGATCATCGCTCCTTTCTTCGTCCTGCCGTTTCTGGCCCTCGTCCCCGGCGCGGTCTACGGGCTCCTGTCCGGACGGCCGTCGCTGCTGGCGGGCCTGGGACTGCTGCTCGCCGGTTGGGGCGGTTGGATCATCCTGCTGCTCGTGAGGTCTTCCCAGGAATGGGAGGGGAATCTGGAATGGGAGAACCATCCCAGTTGGCGGCAGATGTATCTCCTGACGCTGACGGCCTATATCGGCTTGGCCTCGGCCTATCTGTTGCGCTGACGGTTCGGGGAAATAGTCCCGTATCCCATCGGATCTGAGGACGAATTCCCTTCGACAAATGATGCTGGCGCGATACCCTTCGGTTGCCGGTTGCTCCTCTCGTTTCGTATGGAATCTGGCGCTGATCGAGATTCGCGCCGAGATCTGCTGCGGGCTGTTATGTTTCTTGAGGCCGTGAGATCCCCAATAACATGGAGGAGACGCCATGGCGAAAACGTCACCGAAAACACGCCCGTCAACTGATCATGAACGTCCGCCCGTGTACGTAACGTCAAGGGGTGCCCGCTACGTCAAAGCGGGCGAGTTACTCCGTAGCAAAAGGGCGCGCGCCGTCATCGACCAAGTGGCGGAACTCGACTTCGAAGCCTCGCGGTATGGTGCATCTCCGAAAAAACGCCAGTAAGAATCGGCGGGTTCTTCAGTGAGGAACCGTATCCCTTGGGTCTTGGTCTTTTTCTCGGCTCAACTCTTGGCGGATACTGGTTTCTGACCCACCTCCATTTCACACGTTACGAAGCTCTGCGTGATTCCGGCTACAGCTTTCGACCGGCACATAAGCGGCATCCACAGCGGGTCCGCCGGAGCCGAACGGTGCGTCTGGCAGCTATTGATCACATTCCGACCGAGGCTCCGTTCGGCTGGCAGACGGGCGCGGCGTCGTAGTAGACTGGGCCCGAAAACGATGGACCCATGAGCAAGATCCAAGTCCTTTTGAATGGCCTGCGGCACCAGGCCGAACGCGGCGGTAGCGTGGCGGATCTGGTCCAGGATCTGGGGCTTGACGGGGGTCGGGTC
This window of the Acidobacteriota bacterium genome carries:
- a CDS encoding UbiA family prenyltransferase, with amino-acid sequence MPESIVRYFRFIRPFTLLVPALGMVCGALMGLSADPKGVSDWSPGAETIVLRIVAGAVLAAALNAFSNGLNQIFDQEIDRINKPHRLLPSGRISGPEAWCLSLAFLVIALLLAAWINLQCFFVVLAGALGTVLYSVPPIRTKSRGIWANLTIALVRGTLLPVAGWSTVKHVLQPETWILGAILGAYFLGAVTTKDFSDVEGDRRGGCRTLPVIYGVQRSIRIIAPFFVLPFLALVPGAVYGLLSGRPSLLAGLGLLLAGWGGWIILLLVRSSQEWEGNLEWENHPSWRQMYLLTLTAYIGLASAYLLR